In Symmachiella dynata, the following are encoded in one genomic region:
- the mnhG gene encoding monovalent cation/H(+) antiporter subunit G: MSDIVTIILLVAGTAFALLASIAIVRMPDLFTRMHGATKSATLGVGCTILATAIRFNDTETTTVAILVIGFLFLTAPVAAHMIGRAAHQQRIPKWKGTVVDESPLAHSGADVDNANEEM, translated from the coding sequence TTGAGCGATATCGTAACGATCATACTGCTCGTCGCCGGGACGGCTTTCGCCCTATTGGCATCAATTGCGATTGTGCGCATGCCGGATCTGTTCACGCGCATGCACGGTGCCACCAAAAGTGCAACGTTGGGCGTGGGGTGCACAATACTTGCGACTGCCATCCGATTTAATGACACGGAAACCACCACCGTCGCCATTCTGGTTATCGGCTTCCTGTTCCTAACTGCTCCGGTGGCTGCACACATGATTGGCCGAGCCGCGCATCAACAGCGGATCCCCAAATGGAAAGGCACGGTCGTTGATGAGTCGCCCCTTGCGCATTCGGGAGCCGATGTGGACAATGCTAATGAAGAAATGTAG
- a CDS encoding monovalent cation/H+ antiporter complex subunit F: MVNVTAQVSLIVLVIALGFAFLRLVLGPTLPDRVVALDLAATLLVGMIAVSAIETGDVIFLRVAMVAALFSFIGTIGFCWYLQRGPDH; encoded by the coding sequence TTGGTGAATGTGACGGCACAAGTTTCGCTGATTGTGTTGGTGATTGCACTGGGGTTTGCGTTCCTGCGACTTGTGCTGGGACCGACGCTACCCGATCGCGTAGTCGCTCTAGATCTTGCCGCCACATTGCTGGTGGGAATGATTGCGGTCAGCGCAATCGAAACGGGCGACGTGATTTTCCTGCGCGTGGCCATGGTGGCGGCATTGTTTAGTTTTATCGGGACCATCGGTTTTTGCTGGTACCTGCAACGAGGGCCTGACCATTGA
- a CDS encoding Na+/H+ antiporter subunit E: MNYFFFNIFLALVWGLANGQISLSSLVVGFALGYGILWFSQPIMGPSRYFQRLPVGLRFFGYFLWQLLLSNLRVAYDVITPRLYMRPGIVAVPLDAKTDLEITLLANLITLTPGTLSLDVSKDRRTLYVHAMFVDSPDNVRDSIKNGFERRLLELIR, from the coding sequence ATGAATTACTTCTTTTTCAACATCTTTCTGGCGCTGGTCTGGGGACTGGCGAACGGACAAATCTCCTTATCAAGCCTTGTTGTTGGCTTTGCCCTGGGATACGGCATCTTGTGGTTTTCACAACCGATTATGGGGCCGTCTCGCTACTTCCAAAGATTACCGGTCGGTCTGCGTTTTTTTGGTTATTTCCTCTGGCAACTGCTGTTGTCCAATCTGCGGGTCGCTTACGACGTCATCACGCCACGGTTATATATGCGACCAGGAATCGTCGCTGTGCCGCTCGACGCGAAAACCGACCTGGAAATCACCTTGCTGGCGAATCTGATCACCTTGACACCCGGCACACTGAGCCTAGACGTGTCGAAAGACCGTCGTACGCTGTACGTGCATGCAATGTTTGTCGACAGCCCCGACAATGTTCGCGATAGCATCAAGAACGGATTCGAGCGGCGTTTACTGGAGTTGATTCGATGA